The Punica granatum isolate Tunisia-2019 chromosome 4, ASM765513v2, whole genome shotgun sequence genome has a window encoding:
- the LOC116204367 gene encoding probable serine/threonine-protein kinase CST yields the protein MRLLAYGEDDKNYYLIYDHMPSSLDKKLTDLSWEDTVEILKGIAKGLDHMHQKGYVHGDFKPANVLLTDDNEAKITDFGTLSKIGATRWVNIFTPGYAAPEGNGGPLSDRVDVFSFGIVMLQLLSRNSELEVLMGKGKKPKKNKLRDWAIMELGLKHHAVHKNFKESCDKETAIALTELAVCCTNSNRNGRPPMSEVVQKLNNLVSQAIIPDQDIN from the exons ATGCGTTTGCTCGCATATGGTGAAGATGATaagaattattatttgatCTACGACCACATGCCTAGCAGTCTTGACAAGAAACTAACAG ACTTGAGCTGGGAGGATACAGTGGAGATCCTTAAGGGTATTGCTAAGGGACTTGACCACATGCACCAGAAAGGCTACGTGCATGGGGACTTCAAACCGGCAAATGTTCTCCTCACGGAT GATAATGAAGCAAAAATCACCGATTTTGGGACTCTCTCCAAGATTGGTGCCACGAGATGGGTTAATATTTTTACCCCGGGCTATGCTGCCCCAGAAGGGAATGGAG GTCCACTATCGGATAGAGTGGACGTTTTCAGCTTTGGGATAGTGATGCTTCAACTGCTGTCTCGTAACTCGGAGCTTGAGGTGCTTATGGGCAAAGGAAAAAAacccaagaaaaataaattgcgTGACTGGGCAATCATGGAACTAGGTTTGAAACATCATGCGGTTCATAAGAATTTCAAAGAATCTTGTGATAAGGAGACTGCTATAGCTCTAACAGAGCTTGCAGTGTGTTGTACAAATAGTAACCGGAATGGTCGCCCCCCCATGAGTGAGGTGGTTCAAAAACTCAATAATCTTGTGTCGCAAGCAATTATTCCTGATCAAGACATTAATTAA
- the LOC116204366 gene encoding proton pump-interactor BIP131-like, with the protein MDPEAHSTHLPSVYAADANSKSSGNAADGDHVTKQVHEFYFVKQHANENPYLIKAENLIQKLNQKRLQIHQTRDEKLMYRDKLTRCSNHTHYYYPVRTWKRDSFKSLQLSLDKLTFANNSSRGRAIKPNSAVKEIDNHSLHFGLLHGNKSLREEGQILRKIKEAEEIPEDTSVRDFDDKIRELSRRIQWRLNIKADEKEQILREIEKIERARAEATESATASAALNGKMWHSLGSKEDIVQQIKTIGDELDKERAEYLNSKRKAEKKREAVEADLGRLEKRLTHTVQLKNEATKCISRWRTEHREKNVSYNNYVELMMNARELAERKELSAMQKLSSDEVEKFMWQWSNNKAFRDEYRRRTAESLNNRSLTVDGLRKDQTRNRFS; encoded by the exons ATGGATCCGGAAGCTCATTCTACGCACTTGCCCTCTGTCTATGCGGCTGACGCCAACTCCAAATCCTCAGGAAATGCTGCCGATGGAGATCATGTCACGAAACAGGTGCACGAGTTCTACTTCGTGAAGCAGCACGCAAATGAGAACCCGTACTTGATCAAAGCAGAGAATCTCATTCAGAAACTGAACCAAAAACGTTTGCAGATTCACCAGACCAGAGACGAAAAACTG ATGTATCGAGATAAATTGACTCGATGCTCGAACCACACGCATTATTATTACCCGGTTAGGACTTGGAAGAGGGACAGCTTTAAATCACTGCAACTATCTCTTGACAAGCTCACTTTTGCTAACAACTCGAGCCGTGGAAGAGCCATTAAACCCAACTCAGCTGTGAAAGAGATCGATAACCAC AGCTTGCACTTCGGGTTGCTACATGGGAACAAGAGCTTGCGAGAGGAAGGACAGATCCTGAGAAAGATAAAGGAAGCAGAAGAGATACCAGAAGATACATCTGTCAGAGATTTTGATGATAAA ATTCGTGAGTTGAGCAGACGGATCCAGTGGAGGCTAAACATCAAAGCAGATGAAAAGGAGCAAATCTTGAGAGAAATTGAAAAGATAGAGCGGGCAAGAGCAGAAGCCACTGAAAGCGCTACTGCCAGTGCAGCTTTGAATGGAAAGATGTGGCATTCGTTGGGCTCAAAGGAAGACATAGTACAGCAAATCAAA ACGATTGGTGACGAACTGGATAAGGAGAGAGCAGAATATTTGAACTCCAAAAGGAAAGCTGAGAAAAAACGGGAGGCTGTGGAGGCTGATTTAGGTCGTTTGGAGAAGCGACTGACTCACACGGTACAACTGAAAAACGAAGCCACAAAATGCATTTCCAGGTGGAGGACCGAGCACAGAGAAAAG AATGTCAGCTACAACAACTACGTTGAGCTAATGATGAATGCCCGAGAACTCGCTGAAAGGAAAGAACTCTCAGCCATGCAAAAGTTATCTTCCGATGAG GTCGAGAAATTCATGTGGCAATGGAGCAATAACAAAGCTTTCCGGGACGAATACCGAAGGAGGACTGCAGAGTCGCTGAACAACCGGAGCTTGACCGTAGACGGCCTGAGAAAGGACCAGACGAGAAACCGATTTTCGTGA